A region from the Desulfoglaeba alkanexedens ALDC genome encodes:
- a CDS encoding HD domain-containing phosphohydrolase codes for MKDRVLFVDDESNVLEAFKRQFRKLFDMEVAPSGKEGLQRIAGGNGFAVIVSDFKMPVMDGVQFLSRAKEIAPESVRIMLTGYADVKTAIEAVNSGHIFRFLTKPCPPELLAQAIAAGVKQYRLIHAEKELLEQTLKGAVKVLTEVLALTNQEAFGRSTRVTRYVKKIAARLKSSNTWKLETAAMLSQIGCITLPEEILQKFCRGEALSVDEEAVYRMHPAVAADLLEKIPRMSEVAEIVACQENRFDGAGKAPVPRKGEEIPLGARILKVALDFDILETAGRSQRDALQEIKGRNGVYDPAVVAALEDVIRMDSGYARRSCKLTELKENMIFAADVRAMDGRLLITSGNVATRPLLQRLNNFSQTMKIRQPVEVLVPVGDWVF; via the coding sequence ATGAAGGACAGGGTGCTTTTCGTCGATGACGAATCCAACGTGCTCGAGGCGTTCAAGCGGCAGTTTCGGAAACTGTTCGACATGGAGGTGGCCCCGAGCGGCAAGGAAGGGCTGCAAAGAATCGCGGGCGGGAACGGGTTCGCCGTGATCGTTTCCGATTTCAAAATGCCGGTCATGGACGGGGTACAGTTTCTTTCGCGGGCTAAGGAGATCGCTCCCGAGAGCGTCCGGATCATGCTGACGGGATACGCCGACGTGAAGACGGCCATCGAGGCGGTGAATTCCGGCCACATCTTCCGGTTCCTCACCAAGCCCTGCCCGCCCGAACTGCTGGCCCAGGCCATCGCAGCGGGTGTCAAGCAGTATCGGCTGATCCACGCGGAAAAGGAACTGCTGGAGCAAACCCTCAAGGGAGCCGTCAAGGTGCTCACCGAAGTGCTGGCTCTCACCAACCAGGAGGCCTTCGGGCGTTCCACGCGTGTCACCCGGTACGTCAAAAAGATCGCCGCCCGGCTCAAGAGTTCCAACACTTGGAAGCTGGAAACCGCCGCCATGCTTTCACAGATCGGCTGCATCACGCTTCCGGAAGAAATTTTGCAAAAATTTTGCCGAGGAGAAGCGCTGAGTGTGGACGAAGAGGCGGTCTATCGGATGCATCCGGCGGTGGCCGCCGATCTCCTGGAGAAGATTCCCCGCATGAGCGAAGTGGCCGAGATCGTCGCCTGTCAGGAAAACCGCTTCGACGGAGCGGGGAAGGCCCCGGTGCCCCGAAAAGGCGAAGAGATCCCCCTGGGAGCCCGCATCCTCAAGGTGGCCCTCGACTTCGACATCCTGGAGACCGCGGGGCGGTCACAGAGGGACGCGCTGCAGGAAATCAAGGGACGCAACGGGGTGTACGACCCCGCCGTTGTGGCGGCGCTCGAAGACGTGATCCGCATGGACAGCGGCTATGCTCGGAGATCCTGCAAGCTCACGGAGCTCAAGGAAAACATGATCTTCGCCGCCGATGTTCGGGCCATGGACGGAAGACTGCTCATTACTTCGGGAAACGTGGCCACCCGGCCGCTGCTGCAGCGCCTCAACAACTTTTCCCAGACCATGAAAATCCGGCAACCGGTCGAGGTGCTCGTGCCCGTGGGGGACTGGGTGTTCTGA
- a CDS encoding bacteriohemerythrin, with protein sequence MAFFDWKDDYSVGIKKLDDQHRNLVRLLNDLYDAMHSGKGKEVLGKVLNELVAYTKTHFASEEALMKMYDYPGYADHRQKHEKMTQHVYALVEKFEAGEITSPIQISNFLKDWLSKHILQTDKAYGPYLTGKGAV encoded by the coding sequence ATGGCCTTTTTTGACTGGAAAGACGACTACAGTGTGGGTATCAAAAAACTCGACGACCAGCACCGGAACCTGGTGCGGTTGCTGAACGATCTCTACGATGCCATGCACAGCGGCAAGGGAAAAGAGGTCCTCGGCAAAGTCCTGAACGAACTGGTGGCCTACACCAAGACGCACTTCGCTTCGGAAGAGGCCCTCATGAAGATGTACGACTATCCCGGTTACGCGGATCACAGGCAAAAGCACGAAAAGATGACCCAGCATGTATACGCGCTGGTCGAGAAGTTCGAAGCCGGCGAGATCACAAGCCCCATCCAGATCAGCAATTTCCTCAAAGACTGGCTGAGCAAACACATCCTTCAGACGGACAAGGCCTACGGTCCGTACCTCACCGGTAAGGGAGCGGTGTGA
- a CDS encoding sensor histidine kinase: MLRTTRSKLIVSFLGVSFLVGAVSLVVGGHLLYRTFMGEATNRVRQDLNAARHMYEDRCRRVELALAVTTLGRGFREALQPERSRELTERLARVAEWAGLDFAGVADTRGRAMVRLSGESVPEDAVRCAPNPLAELSLKTNRGVSGTLVLSEAWLRCEDPVLAERARIQLVPTPPAGSGEDTILTSGMVLAGAVPIREEGAVIGVLYGGVLLNRSTEIVDTVRNTVFKNERYRGREIGTATIFFKDIRIATNVLLENGARALGTRVSSEVAERVLGKDLNWADRAFVVNDWYLTAYEPIEDVFGERVGMLYVGVLEQPYADVRRKALTVFTVLSLLGITLAVGLGWFLEKKIMRPIHLLTDAADAVSRGNLSPDLGSISESEVGVLQKTFESMLASIRERESRQREESASMLALAQRQASVGRLAAGVAHEINNPLTGVLAFSHMLLDRHDLDEEARESLQMIAEATERVRRIVRGLLDFSRRTDIDPEETAIEGLVRSTLTLVENQALVKGVELQVEAAADLPLVTVDPGQIRSVLVNLVINALDATDPGGRIRVSVRSVPAASEGEGRGSGVEIAVSDTGVGIAPENIEKIFDPFYTTKEIGKGTGLGLSVSYGIVARHGGKITVESEVGRGSTFKVWLPAHRREEA, translated from the coding sequence TTGCTTAGGACGACGCGGTCCAAGCTCATTGTCAGCTTTCTCGGCGTTTCGTTCCTGGTGGGAGCGGTTTCCCTGGTTGTCGGGGGCCATCTTCTTTATCGAACCTTCATGGGAGAAGCGACCAACCGGGTGCGTCAGGACTTGAACGCCGCCCGCCACATGTACGAAGACCGCTGCAGGCGCGTCGAGCTGGCTCTTGCTGTCACGACATTGGGGCGCGGTTTCCGCGAGGCGCTGCAGCCCGAGCGGAGCCGGGAGTTGACGGAGCGACTGGCGCGGGTGGCCGAATGGGCGGGTCTGGATTTCGCGGGAGTCGCCGACACCAGGGGCCGGGCGATGGTCCGTCTCAGCGGAGAGAGTGTTCCGGAGGATGCGGTGCGCTGTGCTCCGAATCCCCTGGCGGAGTTGAGCTTGAAAACGAACCGAGGGGTATCCGGAACTTTGGTTCTTTCCGAGGCGTGGCTCCGTTGCGAGGATCCGGTTCTGGCGGAAAGGGCCCGCATCCAGCTGGTTCCGACGCCTCCTGCCGGATCCGGAGAAGATACGATCCTGACGTCGGGGATGGTACTGGCCGGTGCCGTTCCGATCCGGGAAGAGGGTGCCGTCATCGGAGTCCTTTACGGGGGCGTGCTGCTCAACCGCAGCACCGAGATCGTGGATACCGTCCGGAACACCGTCTTTAAGAACGAACGCTATCGGGGCCGGGAGATCGGCACGGCCACGATCTTCTTCAAGGATATTCGGATTGCCACCAACGTACTCTTAGAGAACGGTGCCCGCGCGCTGGGAACCCGCGTGTCCTCGGAAGTGGCGGAGCGGGTTCTGGGTAAGGATCTGAATTGGGCCGACCGGGCGTTCGTGGTGAACGACTGGTACCTCACGGCTTATGAACCCATCGAAGACGTCTTTGGAGAGCGGGTCGGGATGTTGTACGTGGGCGTCCTGGAACAGCCTTACGCCGACGTCCGCCGGAAAGCCCTCACCGTTTTCACCGTGTTGAGCCTTCTCGGCATCACGTTGGCCGTCGGGCTGGGCTGGTTCCTGGAGAAAAAGATCATGCGGCCCATTCACCTCCTCACCGATGCCGCCGATGCAGTCTCCCGCGGAAATCTCTCACCCGACCTCGGGTCCATTTCAGAAAGTGAAGTGGGGGTTCTGCAGAAGACGTTTGAAAGCATGCTGGCATCGATCAGGGAGCGTGAAAGCCGGCAGCGCGAAGAAAGCGCCTCCATGCTGGCCCTGGCTCAACGCCAGGCCAGCGTCGGGCGCCTTGCGGCCGGAGTGGCCCATGAAATCAACAACCCGCTCACAGGAGTTCTTGCCTTCTCGCATATGCTGCTGGACCGGCATGACCTGGATGAAGAGGCGCGCGAGAGTCTTCAGATGATTGCCGAAGCCACGGAACGCGTGCGCCGGATCGTCCGCGGCCTGCTGGATTTTTCTCGCCGGACGGATATCGATCCGGAGGAGACGGCCATCGAAGGGCTGGTAAGGTCGACGCTCACCCTGGTCGAAAACCAAGCCTTGGTAAAAGGGGTGGAGCTGCAGGTGGAGGCGGCGGCGGACCTGCCGCTGGTGACCGTGGACCCCGGCCAGATCCGCAGCGTTCTGGTGAACCTCGTCATCAATGCTCTGGACGCCACGGATCCCGGGGGACGGATCCGGGTGAGCGTGCGGAGCGTTCCGGCGGCGTCGGAAGGGGAAGGGCGCGGGAGCGGGGTCGAAATCGCCGTTTCGGATACGGGTGTGGGCATCGCTCCGGAAAATATCGAGAAGATATTCGATCCCTTCTATACGACCAAGGAAATCGGGAAGGGCACCGGCTTGGGTCTCTCGGTCAGCTACGGCATCGTGGCCCGTCATGGCGGGAAGATCACCGTGGAAAGCGAGGTGGGCCGCGGGAGCACCTTCAAGGTATGGCTTCCGGCCCACCGGCGGGAAGAGGCGTGA
- a CDS encoding hybrid sensor histidine kinase/response regulator produces the protein MEKGFAEARRTEQILIVDDEAGIRNLLRELLQKHGYRCRTAADAREARAILEAEPFELVISDVNMPGESGLSLVRHVFENCPDTAAVMVSVMDDPQVAREAFGLGIYGYVVKPFDLECVLIVVENALRRRRLEIENRLHRETLEKLVAERTKQLQVSCERYRELVETLPGVVYTGATDWAIVFVDEKVRDLTGYSAREFLSGEVRWPDIILPEDLPGAKKAFRDALTGCLQFVREYRIRTRSGDAAWIQDRGKIVCREEGKVDHVSGFLFDITERKRTADAIVQAKEEWENTFDAVPDLIAILDADHRIVRMNRSMSKRLGVTLEEAVGRHCHELVHGLSEPILGCPHGRMLNSGEEYSAEIYDERLKGWFHVSCSPLHAPDGRMIGGVHVAREVTALKETARALRRAHAELSQLIEAISSVLITLDSKNRIVRWNSHAERVFGFTADQVRGKRLEDCDLRWQWGRVCDILARCRDSRAPQRLEEVRFTRPNGKQGFLGMVFTPIPREGEEGSYVLIMAADITHRKIMESQLAQAQKLEAIGQLAAGIAHEINTPTQYVGDNTRFLKDAFDEILSIVRGYGALLERVKSEQPDHPDVRAIEELIQEVDLDYLMEEIPRAIEQSLDGVGRVAKIVLAMKEFSHPGVEEKVAVDINKAIENTVTVAHNEWKYVAELVTDFDRGMPNVPCLPGELNQVFLNIIVNAAQAIAEKTGDRPEAKGTITIRTRKNGGNCEIAVTDTGGGIPEEIQSRVFDPFFTTKEVGKGTGQGLAISHDVVVNKHGGTITFESEPGVGTTFLIQLPLDDSNAEKG, from the coding sequence ATGGAAAAGGGTTTTGCTGAGGCAAGGCGCACGGAACAGATCCTTATTGTGGACGACGAGGCGGGGATTCGCAACCTGCTCCGTGAGCTGCTCCAAAAACACGGATACCGTTGCCGGACGGCCGCGGATGCACGGGAAGCCCGGGCGATCCTGGAGGCCGAACCCTTCGAGTTGGTGATTTCGGACGTCAACATGCCGGGTGAATCCGGCTTGAGCCTCGTGCGCCACGTGTTTGAAAACTGTCCCGATACGGCGGCCGTGATGGTGTCGGTCATGGACGACCCCCAGGTGGCGCGGGAAGCTTTTGGGCTGGGGATTTACGGATACGTGGTGAAGCCGTTCGACCTGGAATGCGTACTCATTGTGGTGGAAAACGCCCTGCGCCGGCGGCGCCTCGAGATCGAAAACCGCCTGCACCGCGAGACGCTCGAAAAGCTGGTGGCCGAACGGACGAAACAGCTTCAGGTGAGCTGCGAGCGTTACCGGGAACTGGTGGAGACGCTTCCCGGGGTCGTCTACACGGGGGCCACAGACTGGGCCATCGTATTCGTGGACGAAAAGGTTCGGGACCTTACCGGCTACAGCGCCCGGGAGTTCCTTTCCGGGGAAGTACGGTGGCCGGACATCATCCTGCCGGAAGATCTTCCCGGGGCCAAGAAAGCGTTTCGGGATGCGCTGACGGGTTGTCTTCAGTTCGTCCGGGAATATCGGATCCGAACCCGCTCCGGAGATGCGGCCTGGATCCAGGATCGGGGGAAAATCGTCTGCCGGGAGGAGGGCAAGGTCGACCATGTGAGCGGGTTCCTTTTCGACATCACCGAGAGAAAGAGGACCGCTGACGCCATTGTTCAAGCCAAAGAAGAATGGGAAAATACCTTCGACGCGGTACCGGACCTCATCGCCATCCTGGACGCCGACCATCGCATTGTCCGGATGAACCGAAGCATGAGCAAACGGCTGGGGGTGACGCTGGAAGAAGCCGTCGGAAGGCACTGCCACGAACTGGTTCACGGTCTTTCCGAACCCATCCTGGGCTGTCCCCACGGGCGGATGCTCAACTCGGGGGAGGAATATTCGGCGGAAATCTACGACGAACGGCTGAAAGGCTGGTTCCACGTGAGTTGCTCGCCGCTCCACGCACCCGACGGCCGGATGATCGGCGGTGTTCACGTGGCGCGGGAGGTGACCGCCCTCAAGGAAACGGCGAGAGCGCTTCGCCGCGCCCACGCCGAGCTCTCCCAACTCATCGAGGCCATTTCCTCGGTCTTGATCACTCTGGATTCGAAGAACCGCATCGTCAGGTGGAATTCGCACGCGGAACGCGTATTTGGATTCACGGCGGACCAGGTCCGGGGAAAGCGCCTGGAAGATTGCGATCTGCGCTGGCAATGGGGAAGGGTCTGCGACATCCTGGCTCGGTGCCGCGACAGCCGAGCCCCGCAGCGGTTGGAAGAAGTGCGGTTCACCAGACCCAACGGCAAACAGGGGTTTCTCGGCATGGTGTTTACGCCCATTCCCCGGGAGGGGGAGGAAGGTTCCTACGTGCTGATCATGGCCGCCGATATCACTCACCGAAAAATCATGGAAAGCCAACTGGCGCAGGCTCAAAAGCTGGAGGCCATCGGACAGCTGGCGGCCGGGATCGCCCACGAAATCAACACGCCGACTCAGTACGTGGGAGACAACACGCGATTTCTCAAAGACGCCTTTGACGAGATCCTGAGCATCGTCCGGGGTTACGGGGCTCTCCTGGAACGGGTCAAGTCCGAACAGCCGGATCACCCCGATGTCCGGGCCATCGAGGAACTCATCCAAGAAGTGGACCTGGATTACCTGATGGAGGAGATCCCGCGGGCCATCGAGCAGAGCCTGGACGGTGTCGGCCGGGTGGCGAAGATCGTGCTGGCCATGAAGGAGTTTTCTCATCCGGGAGTGGAAGAAAAGGTGGCGGTGGACATCAACAAGGCCATCGAAAACACGGTGACCGTGGCGCACAACGAATGGAAATACGTGGCGGAATTGGTGACCGATTTCGATCGCGGGATGCCGAACGTTCCGTGCCTTCCCGGCGAACTCAACCAGGTTTTTCTCAACATCATCGTGAACGCCGCTCAGGCCATCGCGGAAAAAACGGGAGACCGGCCGGAGGCCAAGGGAACCATCACCATCCGCACCCGAAAAAACGGGGGCAACTGCGAAATCGCCGTCACGGACACCGGGGGCGGCATTCCGGAAGAAATTCAATCCAGAGTTTTCGATCCGTTTTTTACGACCAAGGAAGTGGGCAAGGGAACCGGCCAAGGCCTGGCCATTTCCCATGACGTCGTCGTCAACAAGCATGGGGGTACCATCACCTTCGAATCGGAACCCGGCGTGGGGACCACGTTCCTGATCCAGCTTCCCTTGGACGATTCCAATGCTGAGAAAGGATGA
- the uvrC gene encoding excinuclease ABC subunit UvrC, producing the protein MPPKPVIADNPVDPGLIEEAARLPHQPGVYIFKATDGEVLYVGKAVDLKNRVNSYFRSGQGATVKTRALVARAGHLEYMVTATEKEALLLESSLIKRHRPRYNVVLRDDKNYPALRIDPREEYPRLTVVRRFERDGALYFGPYHSAHSLRETLKILNRAFPLRQCKGKKPPPRQRPCLNYSMGLCLGVCAGKADKEDYRRIVDEVILFLQGKADRLQAQLKERMESAAASLRFEEAALCRDRLRAIEEVLERQHIISDRFNNQDAIGIFREAGETAVVVLFVRHGALVGQRRYRLGDLPGDTPEILSGFIQQFYSKEHLIPDEILVPQPVAHRDVLEEWLRDQRGRRVPVRPVRRGTGKSLLELAHRNAKEFLKSERNDSEKTERILSQCCDLFGLPRKPHRMACVDVSNIQGRHAVGSVVIFVDGRPHPLDYRRYTVKRKATPDDPNMMAEIVERFLEEERDQVSRLDLFVVDGGKSQLNRIRRLFVERGLETGLPLIAFAKEREKDLGGEGRGFYEKVYLPGRRNPIFLTARPEVLHLLQRLRDEAHRHAVTFYQKRHRRDLVASTLDAVPGIGPKRRRLLLLHFGSVEAIQQADVDALAAVPGIPRPLAASILEHLSRLEERTEKPPAFGDTESQSEES; encoded by the coding sequence ATGCCTCCGAAACCTGTGATCGCAGACAACCCGGTGGATCCCGGTCTGATCGAGGAAGCCGCCAGGCTTCCCCATCAGCCCGGCGTGTACATCTTCAAGGCGACGGACGGCGAAGTGCTTTACGTGGGGAAGGCGGTCGACCTCAAGAACCGGGTGAACAGCTACTTCCGATCCGGACAGGGCGCCACCGTGAAAACCCGCGCTCTGGTGGCCCGCGCCGGTCACCTGGAATACATGGTAACAGCCACCGAAAAGGAAGCGCTCCTTCTGGAATCGAGCCTCATCAAGCGCCACCGGCCCCGCTACAACGTGGTGCTTCGAGACGACAAGAATTACCCCGCCCTGAGGATCGACCCCCGGGAAGAATACCCGCGCCTCACGGTGGTTCGCCGCTTCGAACGGGACGGTGCCCTGTACTTCGGTCCCTACCACAGCGCCCACTCCCTCCGCGAAACACTCAAAATCTTGAACCGCGCCTTCCCCCTCAGACAGTGCAAAGGCAAGAAGCCTCCGCCGCGCCAACGCCCGTGCCTCAACTATTCCATGGGCCTGTGCCTGGGGGTCTGCGCCGGGAAGGCCGACAAGGAAGACTACCGCCGGATCGTCGATGAGGTGATCCTTTTCCTTCAAGGCAAAGCCGACCGACTTCAGGCACAGCTCAAAGAACGGATGGAATCCGCCGCCGCGTCCCTTCGCTTCGAAGAAGCGGCCCTCTGCCGCGACCGGCTCCGGGCCATCGAAGAGGTGCTCGAACGGCAGCACATCATCTCCGACCGCTTCAACAATCAGGACGCCATCGGCATCTTTCGCGAGGCGGGCGAAACCGCCGTGGTGGTACTCTTCGTACGGCACGGCGCCCTGGTCGGTCAGCGGCGCTACCGGCTGGGGGACCTGCCGGGGGACACCCCCGAGATCCTCTCCGGGTTCATCCAACAATTCTATTCGAAGGAACACCTCATTCCCGACGAAATCCTGGTTCCCCAACCGGTGGCGCACCGCGACGTCCTGGAAGAGTGGCTGCGCGATCAACGCGGCCGCCGAGTGCCCGTCCGGCCGGTTCGAAGAGGAACCGGCAAATCGCTCCTGGAACTCGCTCATCGAAACGCCAAGGAATTCTTGAAGAGCGAAAGGAATGATTCGGAAAAGACCGAGCGGATTCTGTCCCAGTGCTGCGATCTCTTCGGGCTTCCGCGAAAACCGCATCGCATGGCCTGTGTCGATGTCTCCAACATCCAGGGACGCCACGCCGTGGGATCGGTGGTGATCTTCGTGGACGGCCGGCCCCACCCCCTGGACTATCGGCGCTACACGGTGAAGAGAAAGGCCACACCGGACGACCCGAACATGATGGCCGAAATCGTGGAGCGTTTCCTCGAAGAGGAAAGGGATCAGGTCAGCCGGCTGGATCTCTTCGTGGTGGACGGCGGGAAAAGCCAGCTCAACCGCATTCGGCGACTGTTCGTGGAACGCGGCCTGGAAACCGGCCTGCCACTCATCGCCTTCGCCAAGGAACGGGAAAAAGATCTGGGCGGAGAAGGCCGCGGCTTCTATGAAAAGGTCTATCTTCCGGGCCGCCGGAACCCGATCTTTTTGACCGCCAGGCCGGAAGTCCTCCACCTGCTGCAGCGCCTGCGGGACGAAGCCCACCGCCACGCCGTCACCTTCTACCAGAAACGCCACCGCCGCGACCTGGTGGCCTCCACCCTGGACGCCGTGCCGGGCATCGGCCCCAAGCGCCGCCGGCTGCTTCTCCTTCACTTCGGCAGCGTGGAAGCGATTCAGCAGGCGGACGTGGACGCGCTGGCCGCCGTGCCCGGCATCCCCCGCCCGCTGGCCGCAAGCATCCTCGAACACCTCTCACGGCTGGAAGAACGCACCGAAAAACCTCCCGCCTTCGGGGACACGGAAAGCCAAAGCGAAGAAAGCTGA
- a CDS encoding response regulator: MSATVLFVDDEPKITDALKRILRREPYRVLCANSAKEALNILGGREVDVVVSDEKMPGMSGSDFLALVAEAYPETIRIVLTGQASLEAAIRAINEGGIYRFLTKPISESNLTATIRQALEHRSLVKKVAEIRKKEHSRAAALKALERSYPGITELREDASGTIIIDDVF, translated from the coding sequence ATGTCGGCGACGGTCCTGTTCGTGGACGATGAACCCAAGATAACCGATGCCCTGAAACGGATTCTTCGAAGGGAACCGTACCGAGTCCTGTGTGCCAACTCGGCGAAGGAAGCGCTCAATATCCTGGGCGGCCGGGAAGTGGACGTGGTGGTTTCCGACGAAAAGATGCCCGGCATGTCCGGTTCGGACTTCCTGGCCCTTGTGGCGGAAGCTTACCCGGAAACCATCCGCATCGTGCTTACCGGGCAGGCCAGCCTGGAGGCGGCCATCCGCGCCATCAACGAAGGCGGTATCTACCGGTTCCTGACCAAACCCATCAGTGAATCGAACCTGACGGCCACCATTCGTCAGGCACTGGAACATCGGAGCCTGGTGAAGAAGGTCGCCGAAATCCGTAAAAAAGAACACAGCCGGGCGGCGGCGCTGAAAGCCCTGGAGCGATCCTATCCCGGGATCACCGAGCTCAGGGAAGACGCCTCGGGAACCATCATCATCGATGACGTGTTTTAG
- a CDS encoding response regulator: MVKTVLFVDDEPKVLEGLHRMLRSMRREWRMGFVTSAMEALKVLDKEAVDVVVTDMRMPGMNGVEFLTQVMKRHPDIVRIILSGHSDREMIMKSVPVAHQYLAKPCDAEVLKSCVARACALRELLADPLLKKVVSRMGCLPSLPSLYAEITEELRSPDASIQRVGEIISKDVAMTAKILQLVNSAFFGLRRRVANPAQAVNFLGLETIKSLVFAVQIFSQFEGRKLHGFSLEALWDHSMTVAAFARMIAREEEAEPMVIEAAFMAGLLHDLGKLVWVINFGEAYMSVLAEAQQRRIPVQMIEREHFGTSHGEVGAYLMGLWGLPDNMVEAIAYHHSPGTLPSPGFSALTAVHAADILTHDLQKNSPVFIQQEVDSDYVEAAGVADRLPHWRKLCENSMAGEEL; encoded by the coding sequence ATGGTGAAGACCGTGCTTTTCGTAGACGACGAACCCAAGGTTCTGGAAGGACTCCACCGCATGCTCCGGAGCATGCGGCGCGAGTGGCGCATGGGGTTCGTGACCAGCGCAATGGAAGCCCTCAAGGTTCTGGACAAGGAAGCCGTGGACGTGGTGGTCACCGACATGCGAATGCCCGGCATGAACGGGGTGGAGTTCCTCACTCAGGTCATGAAACGGCATCCGGACATCGTGCGGATCATCCTGTCCGGGCATTCGGACCGGGAAATGATCATGAAGTCGGTTCCGGTGGCTCACCAGTACCTGGCGAAACCCTGTGACGCCGAGGTGCTCAAGTCCTGCGTCGCCCGAGCCTGCGCGCTCCGGGAACTCCTCGCCGATCCCCTGCTCAAGAAAGTCGTCTCCAGGATGGGCTGTCTGCCCAGTCTTCCCTCCCTGTATGCGGAAATCACGGAAGAACTGCGTTCGCCGGACGCTTCCATACAGCGCGTGGGGGAAATCATCTCCAAGGACGTGGCCATGACGGCCAAAATCCTTCAGCTGGTGAATTCGGCGTTTTTCGGGCTTCGAAGGCGCGTGGCGAACCCGGCTCAGGCCGTGAACTTCCTCGGACTGGAAACCATCAAGAGCCTGGTGTTCGCGGTGCAGATCTTTTCCCAGTTCGAAGGGCGGAAATTGCACGGTTTTTCTCTGGAAGCGCTCTGGGACCACAGCATGACCGTGGCCGCCTTCGCCCGCATGATCGCCAGGGAAGAAGAGGCGGAGCCGATGGTCATCGAGGCGGCGTTCATGGCCGGACTCCTCCACGATCTGGGAAAGCTGGTGTGGGTGATCAATTTCGGAGAAGCCTACATGTCGGTTCTTGCCGAAGCTCAGCAGCGCAGGATCCCGGTGCAGATGATCGAAAGGGAGCACTTCGGGACAAGCCACGGGGAAGTGGGCGCCTATCTCATGGGGCTCTGGGGGCTTCCCGACAATATGGTGGAAGCGATCGCCTATCATCATTCGCCGGGTACTTTGCCGTCTCCAGGCTTTTCGGCCCTCACCGCGGTCCATGCCGCAGACATCCTGACCCACGATCTGCAGAAGAACTCCCCGGTGTTTATCCAGCAGGAAGTGGATTCCGATTATGTTGAAGCGGCGGGCGTAGCCGACCGATTGCCTCATTGGCGGAAGCTCTGCGAAAACTCCATGGCCGGGGAAGAGCTATGA
- a CDS encoding ATP-binding protein has protein sequence MSTGHKPGRYVVLCVADTGEGMDAETLSRIFEPFFTTKETGPGAGRSPCFPPPDLKTGRTPTYRKI, from the coding sequence ATGTCCACGGGACACAAGCCCGGCCGCTACGTGGTTCTGTGCGTGGCGGACACCGGGGAGGGTATGGACGCCGAGACCCTTTCGCGGATCTTCGAACCGTTCTTCACCACCAAGGAAACCGGCCCAGGCGCCGGCCGGAGCCCCTGCTTCCCGCCCCCGGATCTGAAAACGGGGCGCACCCCGACGTACAGAAAAATCTGA
- a CDS encoding DUF721 domain-containing protein: protein MRGNTSRLGAFLRDALNRHPAFSANPLGDWKELAGDQVARHCRPKSLKEGLLVLVASDAVWKHHMELHKEILREKINAGREKPLVEKIVIRIGEVPEEEAAINPGHQLLDRLKAKKQRTRRQQAKLRPLTAEEEALLAAIPDKELRKIGSRLLRRTTPPEIPQELDRG, encoded by the coding sequence ATGCGCGGAAACACTTCACGCCTGGGCGCGTTCCTTCGGGACGCGCTGAACCGCCATCCGGCCTTCAGCGCCAATCCGCTGGGGGACTGGAAGGAGCTGGCGGGGGATCAAGTGGCCCGCCATTGCCGGCCCAAATCGCTGAAAGAAGGGCTTCTCGTTCTCGTCGCCTCGGACGCCGTTTGGAAACACCACATGGAACTCCACAAGGAAATCCTTCGCGAAAAGATCAACGCTGGTCGGGAAAAGCCGCTGGTGGAAAAGATCGTGATTCGAATCGGCGAAGTTCCGGAGGAAGAGGCGGCCATCAATCCCGGCCACCAGCTGCTGGACCGTCTGAAAGCGAAAAAACAGCGGACTCGCAGACAGCAGGCCAAGCTCCGCCCCCTCACCGCTGAAGAGGAAGCGCTGCTGGCGGCGATCCCCGACAAGGAACTTCGAAAGATCGGATCCAGGCTGCTCCGCCGTACCACTCCCCCGGAAATCCCCCAGGAGCTTGACCGAGGATAG